The proteins below are encoded in one region of Peribacillus muralis:
- a CDS encoding TIGR00266 family protein, translating to MNNHEIDFKIYGDDMQFVEVELDPQETVVAEAGSLMMMEDQIKLETIFGDGSRNSDGGMMGKLFGAGKRLLTGESLFMTAFTNEGRDKRHASFASPYPGKIIPLDLSELGGKVICQKDAFLAAAKGVSIGIEFQRKIGTGFFGGEGFIMQKLEGDGMTFVHAGGTIHKKELVAGEILRVDTGCLVAMTGGVDYNIEFVKGVKTALFGGEGLFFATLKGPGTVWVQSLPFSRLASRVFAAAPQNGGSSEEGSVAKGLFNLFNDK from the coding sequence ATGAATAATCATGAAATCGATTTTAAAATATATGGTGATGACATGCAGTTCGTCGAGGTTGAATTGGATCCACAGGAAACGGTGGTGGCCGAAGCTGGGAGCTTGATGATGATGGAAGATCAAATCAAGCTGGAAACCATCTTTGGTGATGGGTCACGAAATAGTGACGGCGGAATGATGGGCAAATTATTTGGTGCGGGCAAAAGGCTACTAACCGGGGAGAGCCTGTTCATGACAGCGTTCACGAATGAAGGGCGAGATAAACGGCATGCCTCCTTCGCCTCGCCTTACCCGGGAAAAATCATTCCATTGGACTTAAGCGAGCTCGGCGGTAAAGTCATTTGCCAGAAGGATGCCTTTCTGGCGGCAGCAAAAGGAGTATCGATTGGAATCGAGTTTCAGAGAAAAATAGGAACGGGCTTTTTTGGCGGCGAAGGCTTCATCATGCAAAAGCTCGAAGGTGACGGAATGACCTTCGTCCATGCTGGCGGCACGATCCATAAAAAAGAATTGGTTGCAGGTGAGATTCTCCGGGTCGATACGGGGTGTTTAGTCGCCATGACTGGCGGGGTAGATTATAATATCGAATTCGTGAAAGGCGTGAAGACCGCTTTATTCGGGGGCGAAGGGTTATTCTTCGCCACATTGAAAGGACCTGGAACCGTCTGGGTGCAATCATTACCTTTCAGCCGCCTTGCAAGCCGCGTCTTTGCAGCAGCGCCCCAAAACGGGGGATCTTCTGAAGAAGGCAGTGTAGCTAAGGGTTTATTCAATTTATTCAACGATAAATAA